Proteins encoded within one genomic window of Humulus lupulus chromosome 1, drHumLupu1.1, whole genome shotgun sequence:
- the LOC133807687 gene encoding uncharacterized protein LOC133807687 isoform X2, with protein MSGNSAPLILRLFSGSRCSLSAVVWSLVGCVLMLHFYSLVHHKDGTTGEIQVHTIQNPQLHELQKIDEENIQMPPPRKRSPRAAKRKPRRTSTIIEEFLDENSQLRSTFFPGQKTVIDPRKDGNDSFYYSPGKIWLDNDGNPIQAHGGGILYDEKTMTYYWYGEYKDGPTYHAHKKAAARVDIIGVGCYSSKDLWKWKNEGIVLAAEETDETHDLHKSNVLERPKVIYNENTGKYVMWMHIDDVNYTKASVGVAVSDYPTGPFDFLYSKQPHGFESRDMTIFKDDDGVAYLIYSSEDNSELHIGPLTKDYLNVTPVVQRILVAQHREAPALFKHQGTYYMITSGCTGWAPNEALGHAAESIMGPWETMGNPCVGGSKIFRQTTFFAQSTFVVPLPGLPGTFIFMADRWNPADLKDSRYVWLPLMVGGPVDRPFDYNFGFPLWSRVSIFWHRKWKLPQGWRVMK; from the exons ATGTCTGGAAATTCGGCACCGCTTATACTTCGATTGTTTTCAG GGAGCAGATGTTCATTGTCTGCAGTTGTCTGGAGCTTGGTTGGTTGTGTTCTTATGCTTCATTTCTACTCTCTTGTTCACCATAAAGATGGGACTACTGGAGAGATTCAAGTGCATACAATTCAGAACCCGCAATTGCATGAACTTCAGAAAATTGATGAGGAAAACATCCAAATGCCTCCACCTAGGAAGAGATCACCGCGTGCTGCAAAAAGAAAGCCAAGGCGAACATCAACTATTATTGAAGAATTTCTTGATGAGAATTCCCAACTAAGAAGCACATTCTTTCCTGGTCAGAAAACTGTTATAGACCCGAGGAAGGATGGGAATGATAGCTTTTATTATTCCCCAGGTAAAATTTGGTTGGATAATGATGGAAATCCTATTCAAGCCCATGGAGGTGGTATTCTATATGATGAGAAGACAATGACTTACTATTGGTATGGAGAATACAAAGATGGACCAACCTATCATGCACACAAAAAAGCAGCTGCTCGG GTTGACATAATTGGAGTTGGTTGCTATTCTTCAAAGGACTTGTGGAAATGGAAAAATGAAGGTATTGTGCTGGCAGCAGAAGAGACAGATGAAACTCACGATCTCCACAAATCCAATGTTCTTGAGAGGCCAAAAGTGATTTACAATGAGAATACAGGCAAATATGTAATGTGGATGCATATTGATGATGTCAACTACACCAAAGCATCAGTTGGTGTTGCAGTTAGCGATTACCCTACTGGTCCTTTCGACTTCCTATACAGCAAACAACCTCACGGATTTGAGAGCCGAGACATGACGATTTTCAAAGATGATGATGGTGTGGCATATCTAATATACTCTTCTGAGGACAATAGTGAGCTTCACATTGGACCGCTAACTAAAGATTATCTCAATGTGACCCCCGTAGTGCAGAGGATTCTTGTGGCACAACATAGGGAAGCCCCAGCTTTGTTCAAGCACCAGGGAACTTATTACATGATAACATCAGGCTGCACTGGTTGGGCTCCAAACGAAGCACTTGGGCACGCTGCAGAGTCAATCATGGGGCCATGGGAGACTATGGGTAATCCATGTGTGGGGGGGAGCAAAATATTTCGACAAACCACATTCTTTGCTCAGAGCACATTTGTGGTTCCCCTGCCTGGCTTGCCGGGAACATTTATTTTCATGGCAGACAGATGGAACCCAGCTGATCTGAAAGACTCAAGGTACGTATGGTTGCCTTTGATGGTTGGAGGACCAGTGGATCGGCCTTTCGACTACAATTTTGGTTTCCCATTATGGTCAAGAGTGTCTATATTCTGGCACAGAAAGTGGAAACTTCCTCAGGGATGGCGTGTCATGAAATGA
- the LOC133807687 gene encoding uncharacterized protein LOC133807687 isoform X1, with amino-acid sequence MRMKNKYRKPTTLPCNAGSRCSLSAVVWSLVGCVLMLHFYSLVHHKDGTTGEIQVHTIQNPQLHELQKIDEENIQMPPPRKRSPRAAKRKPRRTSTIIEEFLDENSQLRSTFFPGQKTVIDPRKDGNDSFYYSPGKIWLDNDGNPIQAHGGGILYDEKTMTYYWYGEYKDGPTYHAHKKAAARVDIIGVGCYSSKDLWKWKNEGIVLAAEETDETHDLHKSNVLERPKVIYNENTGKYVMWMHIDDVNYTKASVGVAVSDYPTGPFDFLYSKQPHGFESRDMTIFKDDDGVAYLIYSSEDNSELHIGPLTKDYLNVTPVVQRILVAQHREAPALFKHQGTYYMITSGCTGWAPNEALGHAAESIMGPWETMGNPCVGGSKIFRQTTFFAQSTFVVPLPGLPGTFIFMADRWNPADLKDSRYVWLPLMVGGPVDRPFDYNFGFPLWSRVSIFWHRKWKLPQGWRVMK; translated from the exons ATGAGGATGAAGAACAAATACAGGAAACCAACCACTTTACCTTGCAATGCAGGGAGCAGATGTTCATTGTCTGCAGTTGTCTGGAGCTTGGTTGGTTGTGTTCTTATGCTTCATTTCTACTCTCTTGTTCACCATAAAGATGGGACTACTGGAGAGATTCAAGTGCATACAATTCAGAACCCGCAATTGCATGAACTTCAGAAAATTGATGAGGAAAACATCCAAATGCCTCCACCTAGGAAGAGATCACCGCGTGCTGCAAAAAGAAAGCCAAGGCGAACATCAACTATTATTGAAGAATTTCTTGATGAGAATTCCCAACTAAGAAGCACATTCTTTCCTGGTCAGAAAACTGTTATAGACCCGAGGAAGGATGGGAATGATAGCTTTTATTATTCCCCAGGTAAAATTTGGTTGGATAATGATGGAAATCCTATTCAAGCCCATGGAGGTGGTATTCTATATGATGAGAAGACAATGACTTACTATTGGTATGGAGAATACAAAGATGGACCAACCTATCATGCACACAAAAAAGCAGCTGCTCGG GTTGACATAATTGGAGTTGGTTGCTATTCTTCAAAGGACTTGTGGAAATGGAAAAATGAAGGTATTGTGCTGGCAGCAGAAGAGACAGATGAAACTCACGATCTCCACAAATCCAATGTTCTTGAGAGGCCAAAAGTGATTTACAATGAGAATACAGGCAAATATGTAATGTGGATGCATATTGATGATGTCAACTACACCAAAGCATCAGTTGGTGTTGCAGTTAGCGATTACCCTACTGGTCCTTTCGACTTCCTATACAGCAAACAACCTCACGGATTTGAGAGCCGAGACATGACGATTTTCAAAGATGATGATGGTGTGGCATATCTAATATACTCTTCTGAGGACAATAGTGAGCTTCACATTGGACCGCTAACTAAAGATTATCTCAATGTGACCCCCGTAGTGCAGAGGATTCTTGTGGCACAACATAGGGAAGCCCCAGCTTTGTTCAAGCACCAGGGAACTTATTACATGATAACATCAGGCTGCACTGGTTGGGCTCCAAACGAAGCACTTGGGCACGCTGCAGAGTCAATCATGGGGCCATGGGAGACTATGGGTAATCCATGTGTGGGGGGGAGCAAAATATTTCGACAAACCACATTCTTTGCTCAGAGCACATTTGTGGTTCCCCTGCCTGGCTTGCCGGGAACATTTATTTTCATGGCAGACAGATGGAACCCAGCTGATCTGAAAGACTCAAGGTACGTATGGTTGCCTTTGATGGTTGGAGGACCAGTGGATCGGCCTTTCGACTACAATTTTGGTTTCCCATTATGGTCAAGAGTGTCTATATTCTGGCACAGAAAGTGGAAACTTCCTCAGGGATGGCGTGTCATGAAATGA